TTGCGAGCAGCCCTTTCTCTTTCTGCTATCCAACCAGCATCACCAGACCCCGCTGCACCAAGAAATAAGAGCATCCAGAAGCTCTTATCCGCGCCAAAAGCAGCTCGATTCAAGCAATAAGAGTCCCTGGGGGCTCTTATCGCCAACCAAAACCACCCAAATGTATCTGAGTCAATAGAGTGGACACAAAAAAAGAGCTAAGAAGTTAGTTTTATTTGCTTGTAGTACTGGGATTCAAACTTGTCTGGAGACAAATAGCCAAGCTTGCTGTGCGTACGCTTCCTGTTGTAGAAAAACTCAATGTACCAGTAGATTCGTTGGTGTGCTTCTTGGCGGCTTTGAAATTTATATCTGTACACCAATTCCCGCTTGAGAATGCTGTGAAAAGCCTCTATACAAGCGTTGTCGTAGCAATTACCTTTACGGCTCATACTACGAATCATATGGTATTCTTTCAGTTGTTTACGGTACTCATTAGATGCATACTGCGATCCCCGGTCTGAATGATGGATAAGGCCTTTAGGCGGCCTTTTGGCTTCGTATGCTTGATTTAAGGCGTCTAGCGTCAGTTCCACGGTCATGCGATTGCCCAGCTGCCAGCCAACGATTTTGCGGGTAAACAAGTCAAGAACGCTTGCTAAATAAAGGTTTCCTTGACGTGTATGGATGTACGTGATGTCGGTAACCCATACTTGATTCGGTCTTGTACACACATCAAAATGCTGATTTAACCAATTTGGCGCAATCGGGTGGCTGTGATTGGAATCCGTTGTTTGTACCTTGAATTTCCCTATAGCTTGTGAGCGTAAGCCCTTCTTTTTCATGATGCGTCCAACCGTTTTGACAGCGACTTTGAAACCTTTTTTTCTCAGTTCCTTTGTGATTTTCGGACTCCCGTAATTCCGATCCGATTCCAAGTACTCCTTTTCCACCTCTTTAGCCAACGCTTCGCGGTGCTTTTTCCGCTCACTTGGGGGTGTGGTTCGCCATTTATAATAGCCGCTCTTGGATACACCTAGTACGCTGCACATCTTCTCAACTCGAAATGTTGAACGGTGGTCATCAATGAACTTGAATCTCACTTCGGGTCTTTGCTGAAGATGTGCAGCGCCTTTTTTAAGATAGCTAGTTCTTCCTCTAGGTCTTTGTTGCGTTGTTCCAAGTCTTTCATGATCTGATCATGGCTACGTAGATTGCCACTTCCTACGAAGGGCTCATCTGGAAATTGGCGATATTTACTGACCCAACTGCTCAATGTCTTCGCTGGAATGTTCAATTCGCTTGCAATATCCGGAATCGATTTACTATGTTGTTGAATGTACTTAACCGTTTCTTCTTTGAACTTTTGATTGTACCGTTGGCGGAATTCATTCATCTCGGACACCTCGTCATTTAGATAGGTCTATTATCTAATTTCCCAATTCGTTGTGTCCACTGTTAAGTCTAAATGCAAAATTCCGCTGCACGAAGAATTAAGAGCCTCCAGAAGCTCTTATCCGCGCCAAAAGCAGCTCGATTCAAGCAATAAGAGTCTCCAGGAGTCTGTCCGACGAAAAGAATTAAAAGAGCACTCCATCGTGAAACTGAACGATGAGTGCTCTTTATGTGTAGCTTTGTAGCTTTTCCCTGTTCAATCTGGTTTTTCCGTAGCCTACTCCCTCTCATCCAGCCACTCTTTGTTTACGGGCAGACCTCTCCCGTTTGTACAAAGTGGCTGGTTTGGGATACTTCGCCGCATGCAATTTGCGGATGTTGTGGCTTAGAGAGAGCAGTATGAACTCCCCAGATACTTTATCCTCGCCCCGCAAATGGAATTGACGAAATCCTTGAACCTCCTTCAACTGCCCCCATATCGGTTCAACGATCGCCTTACGCATTCGGTAAACGGCTGTTCCCTCATCACTTTGCACTTTCGTTCGCATTTCCTCTCGCAGGGGATCATGCTCGCTACGTGTGATGGAACGCTTCCCTGTTTTACTTTTTACACACTCGTCTCGAAAAGGACATTCGCTACAGACGCTGCATTCATAAACCCAAGTCGTTGGCTTATCTGCATCATTCGCATGCACGGTTCGTTTCCGTGTAAGCTCTTTGCCAGCAGGGCAGAGATAATAATCTAGCTCAGGTACATAAGTGAAGTTGGTCTTGTCGTAGGCATTATTCTTTTTTTTGTTTTCGCGATCGGCAGCAATGTAGGCATCCACTTCAGCCTCCAGCGCCGCTGCAATGTTGGACGCACTAAAATACCCTGCATCAGCACTCAGCTTCTGAGGCCTATCTCCTGTCATTGTTTTCATGGAATGAAGCACGTTTTCAAACTGCTGTTGATCGGTTGTTTGGTTACTCATTTGAAGTCCAACGATGAAGCCATGATCGCTGTCTACGGCAATTTGTGGATTGTAGCCTTGAATGACACCTTGGTTCCGTGTGCTCATGATGCGAGAGTCGGCATCGGTAAAATTAAATTGATCGCTCTGAGGAGATTCGGCCTGTTCCGCTGGCCGCTGTTCTTCCAAATTCTCCAGCGCAGATTTTATTTGCGCGATGCGGGCATAGCGTTCCTCCAACGATAGGGAAGGACTCGTCGGATGGGGTTCCTCCAACATTTCCTCGGTAGCAGAATACTCCAATGCTTGCCGGACTTCGTCTTCCAATTGAACGAGGCGTTTTTGCATACGCTCACGTGACATCGATTTATGTTTAGAGGCGCTTGCCTTTATTTTAGAACCGTCAATGCTCACATGCCCGAGCGAGATATAGCCCAGTTCCATAGCGATTTGTATGACTTGTTTGAATAAACCTGGAAGGGTATCCAGGTGGTTCTTCCGAAAGTCACTCAGCGTACGAAAATCTGGCAGGTATCCGCCACATAACCAGCGAAAAGGAATGCTTTCTTTCGTAGCTATTTGAAGTTTCCTAGACGTGAAGACGCCTGTCGCATACCCATAGAACCACAGTTTGAGCAGCATGGCAGGATGATAGGCTTCTTCTCCACGCTTGGAGTATTTGTTAGTAATGGCAGATAGGTCTAACTGCTCGACGATGTCGCTGACAAGTCTAACTTCATGATCATCTGTTACCCACTCGCTTAAATAGATAGGTAGAAGTTCACCTTGCTCTGTGGTATATGCTTTGAATTTAGCCATGCCTACGACACATCCTTTTGAAGTCTTATTACTACTTATTCGGAATTGTTTGACTAATTCCTGTTTCGTCGGACAGACTCCCAGAGGCTCTTATCTTTAGTTAGCGGACGCAATCCTCCGGAAATCCGATGGCGTTGCGCCCGTTTCCTTTGCAAATTCGGTCAAACGAGCGGAAGCTTCTGAAGCCGATGGTGTCGGCGATCTCGAACGTTAAGGAACGTCGTGTCATGCACGGCTTGAAACGTTTGGCATTGCTCCAGCTTTTTTGCGGAAAGCATCCTCCTGTTCCACCGTATCCTCTTAATCTGTCGGCAAAAAAACATCATGATCCCTAGGCTGAGGGAACTACAGTACGCTATTCCAGCCAAAAGTGGCATGATAGCGAGCTTGAGGGAACTACAGTGCGCTATTTTGCTGTTTGCTTAGAAATTTAGCACTTTTCGTAGAAATAAGACCCTGTAGTTCCGCTATGACCATAGCATCCCTGCTATTTGCCAAAATAACGTACTGGAGTTCCCTTACGCATTGAAGAGGCTTATCTTTTAGGCGGCGAAGCCAGTTTTCTCATTTGTCCGACAACCCGATGGACAAAATTCATTTATGAAATATAAATTACTTGTGTTCGTTCATTCACCTGCGGAGCGTGTCCTGCTATACTCATTTTAATCCAGTATTATAAGACACAGTCACGATGTAAATAAAAGGGGGCTTTCGCAGTGAGTCGAATCTTGCTTGTCGATGATGAAATTTATGCCATTGAAGGACTTAAATATAACTTGGAATGGGAATCCCTGGGGTTTACAGAGGTTTTGGAAGCGTATAATATCGACATGGCCAAAAAGATCATAACGGAGCATCCCATTGATATTATGATATGCGATATAGAGATGCCCAGTGGCAATGGACTTCAATTAATGGAATGGGTTAAACAGCATTATCCTTCTATGGTTGTCGTGTTTCTTACTTGTCATTCGGAATTTGATTATGCGAAAAAAGCGGTTCAATTGGGCGTATTTGATTATATCGTTAAGCCCGTTAACTTCTCGGAATTCGAAGAGATTATCGTGAAAGCATTGGAAATCCGCAAAAAGGAGCTGGGGTTCGTTGAGATCAAAGAGACGTACGAAAGGTTCTACCCGCTGTGGGAGGCCAAAAAGCCGCTGCTAATTGAACGAATATGGCAAGATTATCTGGATGAGCGGATATCCAATGATCCAGTTAAGATGGAAGGCGAGCTGCAAGAAGTCGGACTGACCATTTCTGACAACTTTACGATTCTGCCCATCCTGATCAGTGTGGAGAAGTGGCAGCGAGAATTCAGTTCCAGAGATGAGGAAGTCCTTGAGTATGCCATTCGAAACGCGGCTGCGGAACTGGTCGTCGGACAGGATAACGGACTTGCCTTGCAGGATCATTCCGGTATCAATGTGATCTTCATCTACTCGGACGGAAGCGAGCCGCTTCCCCTGGAAGACTGGCGTCTGAGATGCGAAGCCTTTATTCGGGCCTGCAACGAACATTTTTATTGCCATGTATCCTGTTACATCGGGAATTGGGCGACCATCCAGGACTTATCCCGTGTATATCAAGATTTGATTGCTATGGAAAGCAACAATATCAGCCTGTCCAATCAGGCCTTTATGTACCAGCGGCAATTCGGCCGCAAAGGTGAAAAAACGATGATTGAAATGGTGAAGACATATATCAAAGAGAACTTGACCGCGGAAATAACCCGCGAAGATATAGCGGGGTCTGTTCATTTAAACCCGGCGTATTTGTCGCGCTTTTTTAAGAAAGAGACAGGTGAGACACTCACCGATTTCATAACGTTCGAACGGATGAAGATGGCCAGGGATCTCTTAACGGGAACGGATGCTACCATCAGTCAAATTGCAGTCTCTCTGGGCTATACGCATTTTTCTCATTTTTCGAAAATGTTTAAACGCACCTATCAGATGACGCCGCATGAATTGCGTAAATGGAAGAATGAAGATACCGGGGTGCGAGGCAGATGAATGACAAGAGCAGGAAATCGCTAATCTTCAAATTTGTAAGCGTATTTATCCTAGTATCCCTTCCTTTGTTTTTATTGTTGTTTTTCAGCAACAGCTATGCGATGAACTTGGTTCGCGATCAAGTTGCCCAAACGAATTCGAGCCTGTTAAGCGGGCAAATGAGCCATATTGACAGTAAGTTATCGGAAATCAATACCTACATGTTCAGGCTGGCCTTCCAAGATCCGGCGGTCATTTCCTTGGAACGGCAGCCTCGCGGAAGCGATGAATACTTAATGACGCGAATCGCTGCGGCCAATACGATGGAGAAGGATATTAACTACTACAGCGAATTGGGTGCTTTATTCATTTATTCGGCCAAAACGCAAGATCTTGTGATGACAAGAGCGAACGGGTCGCAAATTCCGCAAAACAAAAGTACAGAGGATTTCATATATGAATGGATGCGCAGCGAGGGGCAATTCGTGGAACATGGGGATGGATGGAGGACCGTGAAGGTTGCGGGCATTCCTTGTTTAATTCATGTTGTCAAATCAGGGGCGAGTCTCTACGTAGGAAGTATCATTCCCATTCAAAGCTTGGCTGCTCCTTCCAATAAGGTTCCTTTGGTCGCTGATGAGCAAATTATTTTCTTCTCTGATCAGGCAGAGCCGTTAACGGCAACGACGATTTCCCCGGAATTTTTGCGCCCACTTACTGGCAAGATTCTCCAAA
Above is a genomic segment from Paenibacillus sp. HWE-109 containing:
- a CDS encoding IS1182 family transposase → MAKFKAYTTEQGELLPIYLSEWVTDDHEVRLVSDIVEQLDLSAITNKYSKRGEEAYHPAMLLKLWFYGYATGVFTSRKLQIATKESIPFRWLCGGYLPDFRTLSDFRKNHLDTLPGLFKQVIQIAMELGYISLGHVSIDGSKIKASASKHKSMSRERMQKRLVQLEDEVRQALEYSATEEMLEEPHPTSPSLSLEERYARIAQIKSALENLEEQRPAEQAESPQSDQFNFTDADSRIMSTRNQGVIQGYNPQIAVDSDHGFIVGLQMSNQTTDQQQFENVLHSMKTMTGDRPQKLSADAGYFSASNIAAALEAEVDAYIAADRENKKKNNAYDKTNFTYVPELDYYLCPAGKELTRKRTVHANDADKPTTWVYECSVCSECPFRDECVKSKTGKRSITRSEHDPLREEMRTKVQSDEGTAVYRMRKAIVEPIWGQLKEVQGFRQFHLRGEDKVSGEFILLSLSHNIRKLHAAKYPKPATLYKRERSARKQRVAG
- a CDS encoding response regulator transcription factor, giving the protein MSRILLVDDEIYAIEGLKYNLEWESLGFTEVLEAYNIDMAKKIITEHPIDIMICDIEMPSGNGLQLMEWVKQHYPSMVVVFLTCHSEFDYAKKAVQLGVFDYIVKPVNFSEFEEIIVKALEIRKKELGFVEIKETYERFYPLWEAKKPLLIERIWQDYLDERISNDPVKMEGELQEVGLTISDNFTILPILISVEKWQREFSSRDEEVLEYAIRNAAAELVVGQDNGLALQDHSGINVIFIYSDGSEPLPLEDWRLRCEAFIRACNEHFYCHVSCYIGNWATIQDLSRVYQDLIAMESNNISLSNQAFMYQRQFGRKGEKTMIEMVKTYIKENLTAEITREDIAGSVHLNPAYLSRFFKKETGETLTDFITFERMKMARDLLTGTDATISQIAVSLGYTHFSHFSKMFKRTYQMTPHELRKWKNEDTGVRGR